Proteins found in one Terribacillus sp. DMT04 genomic segment:
- the yyaC gene encoding spore protease YyaC encodes MSLKRIFTKKKEFRCDYQDPLLMSKAYETISSWIPDDREIVVICIGTDRSTGDALGPIIGSFLTEKPLSRLHVYGTLESPVHAVNLVERLQLIEKRHPNAFIIAIDACLGRTTSIGSIIVSPTPLRPGAALKKNLPAVGDAQITGIVNASGDMEYFVLQNTRLHLVMQLAYKISALLLAVDHRQVPILSPDKTAAEH; translated from the coding sequence ATGAGCCTGAAAAGAATATTTACGAAAAAAAAGGAGTTCCGCTGCGACTATCAAGATCCCCTTCTTATGAGTAAAGCTTATGAAACAATCAGCTCATGGATTCCTGATGATCGTGAGATTGTTGTGATTTGCATCGGGACAGATCGTTCAACTGGAGATGCACTAGGACCAATTATTGGTTCCTTCCTGACAGAAAAACCGCTTAGCAGACTTCATGTGTACGGCACACTAGAATCTCCTGTCCATGCTGTTAATCTTGTGGAACGTCTGCAGCTAATAGAGAAAAGACATCCAAATGCGTTCATCATTGCAATTGACGCTTGTTTAGGCAGAACTACATCAATAGGATCCATTATTGTTTCTCCTACTCCACTGCGTCCAGGGGCTGCCTTGAAGAAGAACCTTCCAGCTGTTGGAGATGCACAAATTACCGGTATTGTGAATGCCAGTGGCGACATGGAATACTTTGTCCTGCAAAACACACGTCTGCATCTCGTTATGCAGCTTGCTTATAAGATCAGTGCTTTATTGTTAGCTGTTGACCACAGACAGGTACCTATCCTATCTCCCGACAAAACTGCTGCCGAACATTGA
- the jag gene encoding RNA-binding cell elongation regulator Jag/EloR produces MKQLTARGKTVDDAIQSALQQLHAAKEDVEVTIIDEGSKGFLRLFGAKPAVVKVAIKTDVMKAAKTYLESVIGHLQPNVQVEITNRKKKHVMFTLSGENLGTLIGKRGQTLNALEQLVEQYLHQQKAYHVTVTVDAEGYRSKRRETLEKLAVNAASKALALQKAIPLEPMPASERKIIHAVLQKQQNVETDSKGKEPNRYLIIQPSQNKSWQ; encoded by the coding sequence ATGAAACAGCTCACTGCTCGCGGTAAAACCGTAGATGATGCCATTCAATCGGCACTTCAGCAGCTGCATGCTGCCAAAGAAGATGTTGAAGTAACCATCATTGATGAAGGAAGCAAAGGTTTTCTTCGTTTATTCGGTGCCAAACCGGCTGTAGTAAAAGTCGCGATAAAAACAGATGTTATGAAAGCAGCAAAAACCTATTTGGAAAGTGTGATCGGTCACCTGCAGCCGAATGTCCAGGTGGAGATCACCAACCGAAAGAAAAAGCATGTGATGTTTACGCTTAGCGGAGAAAATCTCGGTACATTAATTGGGAAACGAGGACAGACGCTTAATGCACTGGAGCAACTCGTCGAACAATATCTGCACCAGCAAAAAGCATATCATGTTACAGTTACCGTCGATGCGGAAGGATATCGGTCAAAAAGACGGGAAACGCTTGAAAAGCTAGCAGTGAATGCTGCCAGTAAGGCATTAGCGCTGCAAAAAGCGATACCTCTGGAACCAATGCCGGCGAGCGAACGGAAGATCATCCATGCTGTGCTGCAGAAACAACAGAATGTTGAGACAGATTCGAAAGGGAAAGAACCTAATCGCTATCTCATTATCCAACCATCACAGAATAAGTCTTGGCAATAG
- the noc gene encoding nucleoid occlusion protein produces MLHPFSRIFGLGDKSDSAETENDVHQDEVMNLPVQDIVPNQYQPRTVFQEEKIKELAQTIRTHGIIQPIVVRKIAEGGYELIAGERRWRAVTSLEWETVPAIIREMSDTETASVALIENLQREELTVIEEALAYERLLELHSLTQEALAQRLGKSQSTIANKMRLLKLPDVVQTALLEKKITERHARALIVLKDAEKQEIILQEIIEKELNVKETEARIVRMVHAPPKKKRPKMKGVNKDMRIAMNTIRQSLSMVSDTGINLETEEEDLDDYYQITIKIPKKS; encoded by the coding sequence ATGTTACACCCTTTCAGCCGTATTTTTGGGCTAGGTGATAAATCGGATTCAGCGGAAACGGAGAACGATGTGCATCAGGATGAAGTAATGAACCTGCCGGTACAGGACATTGTTCCGAACCAATACCAGCCAAGAACGGTTTTCCAGGAAGAGAAAATCAAAGAATTGGCCCAGACTATTCGTACACATGGTATTATTCAGCCAATTGTCGTGCGGAAAATAGCAGAGGGCGGATATGAGTTAATTGCTGGAGAACGACGCTGGCGTGCGGTAACGTCGCTGGAGTGGGAAACTGTACCTGCCATCATCCGTGAGATGTCAGATACAGAAACGGCATCTGTAGCACTGATTGAGAACTTACAGCGAGAAGAATTGACAGTCATCGAAGAAGCTCTTGCATATGAGCGTCTGCTGGAACTGCATTCTTTAACACAGGAAGCATTGGCACAGCGGCTTGGAAAAAGCCAATCAACAATCGCGAATAAGATGCGATTGTTGAAATTACCTGATGTAGTACAAACAGCTCTGTTAGAGAAGAAGATAACAGAGCGGCATGCTCGCGCACTCATTGTATTAAAAGATGCAGAGAAGCAGGAAATTATACTGCAGGAGATTATCGAAAAAGAACTGAATGTAAAAGAAACAGAGGCACGTATCGTCCGCATGGTCCATGCACCGCCGAAAAAGAAACGGCCGAAAATGAAGGGTGTCAACAAAGATATGCGCATCGCCATGAACACAATACGTCAGTCGCTGTCTATGGTTTCTGATACTGGTATCAATTTGGAGACAGAAGAAGAAGACTTGGACGATTATTATCAAATAACAATTAAGATACCGAAAAAATCTTAA
- the mnmE gene encoding tRNA uridine-5-carboxymethylaminomethyl(34) synthesis GTPase MnmE has product MQHETIAAISTPVGEGAIAIVRLSGPEAVEIAAKLFDGKALKTVPSHTIHYGKLIDPVTGEVAEEVMVSVMKAPKTFTREDVVEINCHGGLVSVNRVLELALQEGARLAEPGEFTKRAFLNGRIDLSQAEAVMDLIRAKTDRAMNVALKQMDGRLSRLIQQLRQELLETVAHVEVNIDYPEYDDVEEMSHNMMIEKTQYVYKEIEKLLEMAKQGKILREGLATAIIGRPNVGKSSLMNALVHENKAIVTEIAGTTRDVIEEYVNVRGVPLKLVDTAGIRETEDIVERIGVERSRQVLKQSDLILLVLNNGEDISDEDRHLFEAVKGLDVIVIVNKTDLAQRIDLEEVQKLAGDRPVITTALIEEKGIDELELAIKDTFFAGEIDGGDLSYISNVRHIQLLKQALSSLQEAMNGIEMQMPMDIVQIDVTRTWELLGEIIGDTVHESLIDQLFSQFCLGK; this is encoded by the coding sequence ATGCAGCATGAAACAATTGCAGCTATCTCAACTCCAGTTGGAGAGGGGGCAATTGCCATTGTGCGGCTAAGCGGGCCAGAAGCAGTAGAAATTGCTGCAAAGCTTTTTGATGGTAAGGCATTGAAGACTGTGCCTAGCCATACCATTCATTATGGCAAGCTGATTGACCCTGTAACTGGGGAAGTTGCAGAAGAAGTAATGGTCTCTGTTATGAAAGCTCCAAAAACGTTTACGCGGGAAGACGTTGTGGAGATAAACTGTCACGGTGGTCTTGTTTCTGTTAATCGTGTACTAGAGCTTGCGTTGCAAGAAGGAGCACGCCTGGCAGAACCAGGAGAATTTACAAAACGTGCGTTCTTAAATGGCCGGATTGATTTGTCCCAGGCAGAAGCTGTTATGGATCTTATTCGCGCGAAGACGGACAGAGCGATGAATGTGGCACTAAAACAAATGGATGGCAGACTTTCCCGACTCATTCAGCAGCTGCGTCAGGAACTGCTGGAGACGGTAGCACACGTAGAAGTGAATATTGATTATCCAGAGTACGATGATGTAGAAGAGATGTCGCACAATATGATGATTGAGAAAACACAATATGTGTATAAAGAAATTGAGAAACTGCTGGAGATGGCGAAGCAAGGCAAGATCTTGCGTGAAGGTCTGGCTACTGCGATTATTGGCCGTCCGAATGTAGGAAAATCTTCCTTGATGAATGCACTTGTGCACGAAAATAAGGCGATTGTCACAGAAATTGCAGGAACTACGCGAGACGTAATCGAAGAATATGTCAATGTACGTGGTGTTCCATTAAAGCTTGTGGATACAGCAGGTATTCGGGAAACAGAAGATATCGTCGAAAGAATTGGTGTAGAGCGCTCTCGCCAAGTATTGAAGCAAAGTGATCTTATTTTACTTGTGCTGAATAATGGTGAAGACATCTCTGATGAAGATCGACATTTATTCGAAGCTGTTAAAGGACTTGATGTCATTGTTATTGTAAACAAGACAGACCTTGCGCAGAGAATCGATTTGGAAGAAGTGCAAAAGCTGGCAGGAGACCGTCCTGTCATCACAACAGCGCTTATAGAGGAAAAGGGAATTGATGAATTGGAGCTAGCCATCAAAGATACCTTCTTTGCAGGAGAAATTGATGGCGGCGACTTGAGTTATATATCGAACGTACGGCATATTCAATTGCTCAAGCAAGCATTATCTTCGCTGCAGGAAGCAATGAATGGCATTGAAATGCAAATGCCGATGGATATTGTCCAAATAGATGTAACACGCACATGGGAATTGCTCGGTGAAATTATCGGGGATACCGTGCATGAAAGTTTAATTGATCAGCTGTTTTCACAGTTTTGTTTAGGTAAATAA
- the rsmG gene encoding 16S rRNA (guanine(527)-N(7))-methyltransferase RsmG has protein sequence MNQTDFLQQLEQQGITLSDRQKQQLEDYFLLLVEWNEKMNLTAITEKGEVYLKHFYDSISAAFFFDFKGDESICDVGAGAGFPSIPLKIIYPDLKVTIVDSLKKRITFLNELATKLGLTNVAFYHDRAENFGKNDSFRESFDLVTARAVARMSVLSELCLPLCRTKGHFIAMKGPNMEAELQDAASAIQLLGGELVESFTFDLPEEGGERNIAVIAKRRKTPKKYPRKAGVPNREPIE, from the coding sequence ATGAACCAAACAGATTTTCTACAACAATTGGAACAGCAAGGAATCACACTATCTGACCGGCAGAAGCAGCAGTTAGAAGACTATTTTCTTCTATTAGTAGAGTGGAATGAAAAAATGAATTTAACGGCTATTACGGAAAAAGGCGAAGTGTATTTGAAACACTTTTATGACTCTATATCTGCAGCTTTCTTCTTTGATTTTAAAGGGGATGAAAGTATTTGTGATGTAGGTGCCGGTGCCGGTTTCCCAAGTATTCCACTAAAGATTATCTATCCAGACCTGAAGGTAACAATTGTCGACTCGCTGAAGAAACGAATTACTTTTCTGAATGAGCTAGCGACGAAGCTTGGATTAACAAATGTCGCTTTTTATCACGACCGAGCAGAGAATTTCGGGAAAAATGATAGCTTCCGGGAATCATTTGATTTAGTAACAGCTCGAGCTGTGGCTAGGATGTCTGTCCTTAGTGAACTTTGTCTGCCGCTTTGCCGAACAAAGGGACATTTCATTGCGATGAAAGGGCCGAATATGGAAGCGGAACTGCAAGATGCTGCATCTGCTATCCAGCTGCTTGGTGGTGAATTGGTGGAAAGCTTCACATTTGATTTGCCGGAAGAGGGCGGGGAGCGGAATATCGCTGTCATCGCTAAGCGTCGAAAAACACCAAAGAAATACCCGCGAAAAGCCGGTGTTCCGAATCGTGAACCAATCGAATAA
- the spoIIIJ gene encoding YidC family membrane integrase SpoIIIJ, with product MVRKKGILALALVLLVAALAGCAPNSEPITSESTGFWNKYAIFPLSEVIRYFAELFNENYGLGIIIVTVIIRLILLPLNIKQLKSSRSMQEIQPELKELQKKYSSKDANTQQKLQQETMQLFQRHGVNPLAGCLPIIVQMPILLAFYQAISRTEAIKEHDFLWVQLGQPDPYFILPIVAGLATFLQQKLMMAGNTAMAANPQMTMMLYIMPVMITVFALFLPSALALYWVVGNIFMVAQTLLINKPMMAGNKQQADGKK from the coding sequence ATGGTGCGTAAAAAAGGTATATTAGCGTTAGCGCTCGTGCTGCTTGTCGCAGCCTTGGCAGGTTGTGCGCCGAACTCGGAGCCGATCACATCGGAAAGCACTGGATTTTGGAATAAATATGCAATTTTTCCTTTATCCGAAGTAATTCGCTACTTTGCTGAATTGTTCAATGAAAACTATGGCTTAGGAATTATCATTGTAACGGTGATTATCCGCCTAATATTGCTGCCGCTTAATATTAAACAGCTGAAAAGCTCCCGTTCGATGCAGGAGATTCAGCCGGAATTAAAAGAGCTGCAAAAGAAATACAGTTCCAAAGATGCAAACACACAACAAAAACTTCAGCAGGAAACGATGCAGCTATTCCAGCGTCATGGTGTTAACCCGCTGGCGGGCTGTCTGCCAATCATCGTTCAAATGCCAATTTTACTTGCGTTCTATCAAGCAATCAGCAGAACGGAAGCAATTAAAGAACATGATTTCTTATGGGTGCAGCTAGGCCAGCCCGATCCATACTTCATCTTGCCAATTGTTGCAGGGTTAGCAACATTCTTGCAGCAGAAGTTAATGATGGCTGGGAATACAGCGATGGCGGCTAATCCGCAAATGACAATGATGCTTTATATCATGCCAGTTATGATTACTGTTTTTGCCTTGTTCCTGCCTTCTGCTCTAGCATTGTACTGGGTAGTTGGTAACATCTTTATGGTGGCCCAAACATTATTGATTAACAAACCAATGATGGCGGGGAACAAGCAGCAAGCTGATGGCAAAAAGTAA
- the mnmG gene encoding tRNA uridine-5-carboxymethylaminomethyl(34) synthesis enzyme MnmG, translating to MTYDAGHYDVIVIGAGHAGCEAGIGAAKMGANTLMLSMNLDMTGFMPCNPSVGGPAKGVVVREIDALGGVMGKVIDKTHIQMRMLNTGKGPAVRALRAQADKPLYITEMKKQLESQENLTLRQGMVERLIVENDVCKGVITETGAAYYAKTVVITTGTFMRGRVIIGDVSYESGPNNQRASVTLSEHLEELGFEMVRFKTGTPPRVNSRSIDYSKTEIQPGDDEPLAFSYETTEFITDQIPCWLTYTNEFTHNIINENLGLSAMYSGMIKGTGPRYCPSIEDKVVRFNDKPRHQIFLEPEGRNTEEVYVQGLSTSLPEYVQKDMLQTIPGLENAEIMRAGYAIEYDAMVPTQLWPTLETKKIAGLYTAGQINGTSGYEEASGQGIMAGINAAAKALGKDPVILDRSQAYIGVLIDDLVTKGTNEPYRLLTSRAEYRLLLRHDNADMRLTEIGHQIGTISEERYERFQEKKRLIEEERKRLEGIIIKTEPHVLELMEEVGSVMKEAQRASDLLKRPEIKYSLLEKIVPADKELPADVKEQVEIQTKYEGYIAKSMQQVDRMKRMENKKIPDIINYDDVSGLATEARQKLQEVRPLSVGQASRISGVNPADVSILLVYIEQGGPAKAANQ from the coding sequence ATGACATACGATGCCGGACATTACGATGTCATCGTCATAGGTGCAGGACATGCTGGCTGTGAAGCTGGTATTGGTGCAGCAAAAATGGGTGCAAACACTCTAATGCTGTCTATGAACCTTGACATGACAGGATTCATGCCGTGTAATCCATCCGTCGGCGGCCCTGCAAAAGGTGTTGTCGTGCGTGAAATAGATGCACTTGGCGGCGTAATGGGAAAAGTAATTGATAAAACACACATTCAAATGCGCATGCTTAACACAGGAAAAGGCCCTGCTGTTCGAGCGTTGCGTGCACAAGCGGATAAACCGCTGTATATTACAGAAATGAAAAAACAACTGGAAAGTCAGGAAAACCTGACATTGCGTCAAGGGATGGTAGAGCGTCTGATTGTGGAAAACGACGTCTGCAAAGGTGTGATTACCGAAACAGGGGCAGCTTACTACGCGAAAACAGTTGTTATTACAACCGGAACATTTATGCGTGGCCGTGTAATCATCGGCGATGTATCTTATGAGAGCGGTCCGAATAACCAGCGTGCATCCGTTACATTATCTGAGCACTTAGAAGAACTTGGTTTTGAAATGGTTCGCTTTAAAACAGGTACACCACCACGTGTTAACAGCAGATCTATCGACTATTCCAAAACAGAGATTCAGCCAGGTGATGATGAGCCTTTGGCATTCTCTTATGAAACAACAGAATTCATTACCGACCAAATTCCTTGCTGGCTGACGTATACAAATGAATTTACACACAACATTATTAACGAGAACCTAGGATTGTCTGCAATGTATTCCGGTATGATCAAAGGTACGGGCCCGCGTTACTGTCCATCCATCGAAGATAAAGTTGTGCGTTTCAACGATAAACCGCGCCACCAAATCTTCTTGGAGCCTGAAGGACGCAATACAGAAGAAGTATATGTGCAAGGATTGTCGACTTCCTTACCTGAATATGTCCAAAAAGACATGCTGCAAACTATCCCGGGACTGGAAAACGCAGAAATTATGCGTGCCGGCTATGCCATTGAGTATGATGCAATGGTACCAACGCAGCTTTGGCCAACATTGGAAACGAAGAAAATCGCCGGCCTTTATACAGCCGGTCAAATTAACGGTACGTCCGGCTACGAAGAAGCTTCGGGCCAAGGTATCATGGCGGGAATCAACGCTGCTGCGAAAGCACTTGGAAAAGATCCTGTTATCCTTGACCGCTCCCAAGCATACATTGGTGTTCTAATTGATGACTTGGTAACGAAAGGAACAAATGAACCTTACCGTTTGCTTACATCACGTGCGGAATACCGCTTGCTGCTTCGTCATGATAATGCCGATATGCGTTTGACTGAAATAGGTCATCAAATCGGTACAATTAGTGAGGAACGCTATGAGCGCTTCCAAGAGAAGAAACGCTTGATTGAAGAAGAACGCAAACGCTTGGAAGGAATTATTATCAAAACAGAACCGCATGTGCTGGAGCTGATGGAAGAAGTAGGATCTGTCATGAAAGAAGCACAGCGCGCTTCAGATTTGTTAAAACGTCCGGAAATCAAGTACAGCTTGCTGGAAAAAATTGTGCCAGCTGATAAAGAACTGCCAGCTGACGTAAAAGAGCAAGTTGAAATTCAAACGAAATATGAAGGATATATTGCTAAATCCATGCAGCAGGTAGACCGTATGAAACGCATGGAAAACAAGAAAATTCCAGATATCATCAATTATGATGATGTTAGTGGACTTGCCACTGAAGCACGTCAGAAGCTGCAAGAAGTTCGTCCGTTGTCTGTTGGTCAAGCTTCTCGTATTTCCGGTGTTAATCCAGCTGATGTGTCCATCCTGCTCGTTTATATCGAACAAGGTGGCCCTGCAAAAGCAGCAAACCAATAA
- a CDS encoding mechanosensitive ion channel family protein, with protein MNVEEQWTTIYDYLTSAELWTTIGLAAFKIIMIIILSMIVVRVGNNIVDRTFHNSIREKAKIKSPIVSERRENTLRKLIQNVLTYVVYFTAVVMVLSQLGLNIGALIASAGVAGLAIGFGAQNLVKDVISGFFIIFENQFSVGDNVQTAGVRGDVEEIGLRTCKIRNWTGELHIIPNGNITQVTNFSVHNSLAVLDINIPYEADLHVAEEVIMQVLLEMPADFPEIQSTPELLGVETLSTSHIVMRAIIETLPMEHFGVARVARNRIKTRLLQRNISIPAPRLVMYNKQEAADLMAESAMRGEAHE; from the coding sequence ATGAATGTAGAGGAGCAGTGGACAACCATATATGACTATTTGACAAGTGCTGAACTCTGGACAACCATCGGCTTAGCTGCTTTTAAGATCATAATGATCATCATATTGTCTATGATTGTCGTGCGGGTAGGTAACAATATTGTTGATAGAACATTTCATAATTCAATTCGTGAAAAAGCAAAAATCAAGTCTCCAATTGTATCGGAACGGCGAGAAAATACATTGAGAAAGCTCATTCAAAATGTACTTACTTACGTTGTGTATTTCACTGCTGTCGTCATGGTGCTGTCTCAATTAGGTTTGAATATTGGCGCCTTAATTGCAAGCGCTGGAGTTGCCGGCCTCGCGATTGGTTTTGGAGCGCAAAACTTAGTAAAGGATGTTATTAGCGGGTTCTTTATTATATTTGAGAATCAATTTTCGGTAGGCGACAATGTCCAGACAGCTGGCGTGCGCGGCGACGTAGAAGAGATAGGACTGCGTACTTGTAAGATACGAAATTGGACAGGAGAATTGCATATTATTCCGAACGGTAATATTACACAAGTAACAAATTTCTCTGTGCATAATAGTTTGGCGGTACTAGATATCAATATTCCATATGAAGCGGATCTACACGTAGCAGAAGAAGTCATCATGCAGGTGCTGCTGGAAATGCCGGCTGATTTTCCGGAAATTCAATCAACGCCAGAATTACTTGGTGTTGAGACATTATCAACTTCTCATATCGTTATGCGTGCAATAATTGAGACGCTGCCAATGGAACACTTTGGTGTGGCGAGGGTAGCTAGAAACCGTATAAAAACAAGACTGTTACAGCGAAATATTAGTATTCCGGCTCCAAGATTGGTCATGTATAATAAACAAGAGGCAGCAGATCTTATGGCAGAAAGTGCAATGAGGGGGGAAGCTCATGAGTGA
- a CDS encoding ParB/RepB/Spo0J family partition protein, whose amino-acid sequence MAKGLGKGLNAFFPELEMKEEDQIQEITISDCRANPYQPRKVFAAEAIEELKQSIQEYGILQPLIVRKSIKGYEIVAGERRFRAAKAAGMKKVPAIIKSLDDEKMMELALLENLQREDLTPIEEAQAYFNLMNELDITQETLAKRLGKSRSHIANLVRLLSLPPAISDLINQGELSMGHGRAILGLKDKNKLQPLVEKIRTESLNVRQVEQLIMKLNNNVSETDKKKSVKDIFLVQTESQLRNQFGTDVTIHRGKRKGKIEIQFFSDEDLERILNVLNR is encoded by the coding sequence ATGGCCAAAGGGTTGGGGAAAGGTCTTAATGCTTTCTTTCCGGAATTAGAAATGAAGGAAGAAGATCAAATTCAGGAAATTACAATCAGTGATTGCCGAGCAAATCCGTATCAGCCGCGCAAAGTCTTTGCAGCCGAAGCCATTGAAGAATTAAAGCAATCCATACAAGAATACGGTATTCTGCAGCCGCTAATTGTGCGCAAGAGTATTAAAGGCTATGAGATTGTAGCTGGTGAAAGACGATTTCGTGCTGCTAAAGCAGCAGGAATGAAAAAAGTTCCAGCGATTATTAAATCATTGGATGACGAAAAGATGATGGAGCTTGCCCTTTTGGAAAATCTTCAACGGGAAGATCTTACTCCAATTGAGGAAGCCCAAGCTTATTTCAATCTAATGAATGAATTAGATATTACACAAGAGACTTTAGCAAAGCGATTAGGGAAAAGCCGATCTCATATTGCTAATCTCGTCCGTTTGCTGTCCCTGCCTCCTGCTATTAGTGATTTGATCAATCAGGGAGAGTTATCGATGGGGCATGGACGAGCTATATTAGGGCTGAAAGATAAGAATAAATTGCAGCCGTTAGTAGAGAAAATAAGAACTGAATCATTGAATGTTCGGCAGGTAGAACAATTGATTATGAAGCTGAACAATAATGTGTCTGAAACAGACAAGAAAAAATCAGTGAAGGATATCTTCCTTGTTCAAACTGAATCACAGCTTCGCAATCAATTTGGAACAGATGTGACGATTCACCGCGGTAAGCGAAAAGGTAAAATTGAAATCCAGTTCTTTTCTGATGAAGATTTAGAACGGATTTTAAACGTGCTGAATAGATAA
- a CDS encoding DUF951 domain-containing protein — translation MSDKVYQLNDIVQMKKAHPCGENRWKIIRLGMDIRIKCEGCGHSVLVPRRKFETKLKKVLEHAEEETTN, via the coding sequence ATGAGTGATAAGGTCTACCAGTTAAATGACATCGTACAAATGAAAAAAGCTCATCCTTGCGGGGAGAACCGTTGGAAGATTATTCGCCTTGGAATGGACATTCGAATCAAGTGTGAGGGCTGTGGTCACAGCGTGCTTGTTCCTCGGAGGAAGTTTGAGACAAAGCTAAAAAAAGTTTTAGAACATGCAGAAGAAGAAACGACAAACTAG
- a CDS encoding ParA family protein translates to MGKVIAIANQKGGVGKTTSSVNLSACLAFLGNKVLLVDIDPQGNATSGVGVNKADVENCVYNVLVEDLEAEKVLVPTAVDYLDVIPATIQLAGAEIELVPTISREVRLKKAIDSVKDNYDYVIIDCPPSLGLLTLNALTAADTVLIPVQCEYYALEGLSQLLNTIRLVQKHLNKHLMIEGVLLTMLDARTNLGLQVIEEVKKYFQDKVYQSIIPRNVRLGEAPSHGQPIIIYDPKSRGAEVYLDLAKEVMAHGQRVGERS, encoded by the coding sequence TTGGGCAAAGTAATCGCAATAGCAAATCAAAAGGGCGGTGTTGGAAAAACAACTTCCAGCGTCAATTTGAGTGCTTGCCTGGCTTTTTTAGGTAATAAAGTATTGCTTGTAGACATTGATCCGCAAGGGAATGCTACTAGCGGTGTTGGTGTAAACAAAGCAGATGTCGAAAATTGTGTGTATAACGTCCTTGTTGAAGATTTAGAAGCAGAAAAAGTACTTGTACCGACTGCAGTTGACTATTTGGATGTTATACCAGCAACGATTCAGCTTGCTGGTGCCGAGATTGAGCTAGTGCCGACAATCTCAAGAGAAGTTCGTCTGAAAAAAGCAATTGATAGTGTGAAAGATAACTATGATTACGTCATTATCGATTGTCCGCCTTCCTTAGGGTTGCTGACATTGAATGCATTAACAGCAGCCGATACAGTGCTCATACCAGTTCAATGTGAGTATTATGCTTTGGAAGGGCTTAGTCAGTTATTGAATACCATTCGTCTCGTACAAAAGCATTTGAACAAACACTTGATGATAGAAGGCGTCCTGCTGACAATGCTCGATGCACGTACAAACTTAGGACTTCAAGTCATTGAAGAAGTTAAGAAATATTTTCAAGATAAAGTATATCAATCGATTATTCCAAGAAATGTAAGGCTGGGAGAAGCGCCTAGTCATGGTCAGCCGATCATTATTTACGATCCGAAGTCACGTGGAGCAGAGGTTTATTTAGATTTAGCAAAGGAAGTGATGGCGCATGGCCAAAGGGTTGGGGAAAGGTCTTAA